CGATCGCCTCTCGACCGTGTTTCCGGTTAATAAACTGTGGAATCAGACCAGCATCAAGGGGGCCTGGTCGATAGAGGGCCAAAATTGAAGAAATATCAGCCAAATTGGACGGTTTCAAATCCCGCACCACCTGGCGCATTCCGGAAGATTCCAACTGAAAGATCCCTTCCAAATCGCCACTTGCCAGCAGTTTGTAAGCATTGGGATCATCTTCCGGCACACTGTCAATATCAATGGTTTTGCCACTGGTACGCTCAATGAGGTCAATGGTTTTTTGGATCATCGTTAGGTTTTTCAGACCCAAAAAGTCCATCTTCAGCAATCCAACGGCCTCAATATCTTCCATGTAATATTGAGTGATCACTGAGCCATCATTGTTCCGTTGCAGCGGCACGATTTCATCCAGGGGATCTGCGGAAATGACCACGCCGGCCGCATGAACCCCAAAGGTTTTGTTCGTGCCTTCAATCCGCATCGCCATATCTAGCCAGCGGCGATAGGTCACCCCCGGTAGCGCGCCGGGAACCTGCTCATCTTTGTCATATTTTTCCTTAAATTCGGGGGCAGGCGTTTCATTGGAAACCATCACTTTCAACTTGGCCGGCTTGCCCCGCGAAACGGGAATCATTTTCGCCATTCGATCGGCTTCCCCGTAGGGAATATCCAACACCCGCGCCACATCCTTCAACACGGCTTTGGAGGTCATCCGGTTGAAGGTAATAATTTGCGCTACCCGATCGGTTCCATATTTTTGGGTGACGTAATCAATTACTTGATCTCGTTTTTCAATGCAGAAATCTGTATCCACATCGGGCATGGATTTCCGTTCTGGGTTCAAGAATCGCTCAAACAGTAAGCCATGGTGTACTGGGTCAATGTTGGTAATGCCGAGGCTATAGGCAACTAGGGAACCGGCAGCGCTGCCCCGACCGGGACCCACGGGAATATTGTGATCGCGAGCAAATTTGATGTAGTCCCAAACTACGAGGAAATAGGCCGAAAAGCCCATGCGTTGCAACATTTCCAGTTCGTAGGTTTGGCGTTCCACATATTCAGGATGTCGATCGATCAATTCCTGTCGAGAGGCCAAACCCAAGCGTTGACAAAGGCCTTGCCAAGCCACTTCTTCCACGTAGGTGTCAGCGGTGTGACCGGGAGGAACCGGAAAGTCGGGAATCCGGGGTTGACCCAAGATGTTGTAATCTTCAATTTTTGCAGACACCTTGAGGGTGTTATTAATGGCCTCTTGAATCACATCATCGGTGAGGTGATCGCGGAACAGTTGGGCCATTTCTTCGGCCGATTTCAGATATTCCGTGCCGCTGTAGCGCAGTCGTTTATCTTCTGTAATTAGTTTGCCGGTTTGGATGCAAAGCAATGCGTCGTGGGCTTCCACATCAAAACAGGAAATGAAGTGTGAGTCGTTGGTGGCAATCAGTTGAATATCGAATTGGCGGGCTAGCCGAACCAAGGCCACATTTACCACTCGATCTTCCTGGGAGCCGTGGTCTTGCAGTTCTAAATAAAAATCATCGGCAAAAATTTCTTTGTACCATTGGGCAACCCGTTCCGCCACGTCAAAACGCCCGGCCAAGATGGCTTGGGGAATTTCGCCCCCTAAGCAAGCACTGGTGACGATTAGACCTTCGCGATGGGTTTCTAGTAGTTCTTTATTAATACAAGGACGGGCAAAAATGCCTTTTCCGCGCACCCCTTGCAGGTTGGAAACGGTGGTTAATTTAACGAGATTTTTATAGCCCTGTTTATTTTTCGCCAGGACAACTTGGTGATATTTCGGTAATTTTCGTTTGTCATCA
This Limnothrix sp. FACHB-406 DNA region includes the following protein-coding sequences:
- a CDS encoding DNA polymerase III subunit alpha translates to MSFVGLHIHSDYSLLDGASQLPALIDRAMELGMPAIALTDHGVMYGAIELLKVCRGKPIRPIIGNEMYVINGSLDDKRKLPKYHQVVLAKNKQGYKNLVKLTTVSNLQGVRGKGIFARPCINKELLETHREGLIVTSACLGGEIPQAILAGRFDVAERVAQWYKEIFADDFYLELQDHGSQEDRVVNVALVRLARQFDIQLIATNDSHFISCFDVEAHDALLCIQTGKLITEDKRLRYSGTEYLKSAEEMAQLFRDHLTDDVIQEAINNTLKVSAKIEDYNILGQPRIPDFPVPPGHTADTYVEEVAWQGLCQRLGLASRQELIDRHPEYVERQTYELEMLQRMGFSAYFLVVWDYIKFARDHNIPVGPGRGSAAGSLVAYSLGITNIDPVHHGLLFERFLNPERKSMPDVDTDFCIEKRDQVIDYVTQKYGTDRVAQIITFNRMTSKAVLKDVARVLDIPYGEADRMAKMIPVSRGKPAKLKVMVSNETPAPEFKEKYDKDEQVPGALPGVTYRRWLDMAMRIEGTNKTFGVHAAGVVISADPLDEIVPLQRNNDGSVITQYYMEDIEAVGLLKMDFLGLKNLTMIQKTIDLIERTSGKTIDIDSVPEDDPNAYKLLASGDLEGIFQLESSGMRQVVRDLKPSNLADISSILALYRPGPLDAGLIPQFINRKHGREAIAYDHEMLEPILNETYGVLVFQEQIMKVAQELGGYTLGEADLLRRAMGKKKKEEMEKHQSIFVDGAARNGIKSKIAESLFDQMVKFAEYCFNKSHSAAYGYVTYQTAYLKANYPVEYMAALLTSNSDDRDKVQMYIASCLRLGIDVEPPDINRSDVDFTPLKDASGKRGKILFGLGAVRNLGLGAIECLLQARSEGGSFKSLADLCDRIDLRSVNRRALEALVQCGALDCLQANRRQSMADLELIIDWAHSRAKDRASGQGNLFDLSMGLESASHAKTPDNVLDLAPKAQPMEDYPKQERLNLEKELLGFYISDHPLKDIQKPSRLLAPMNLSELGERPDDKATVSAIVMLNSVKPVVTKKGDRMAIVQIEDLTAQAEAIVFPRAYERIHPLIQPDRQLMIWGKVDRRDDQPQFIIEDAEPVDQIQLLTIEISADLAGNIEQQHQLRTLLLNWAGDDAKTPVIAIVRGEDGRRELVRFGPQFRVRDPGAVTHALSNAGFAARSMALVSAS